The window TCAGCCCCTCTCCAAAGACAGTGCTTTTTGTATTTATCCACTTGTTTGATAAAATTCTTGTGTAGTTTGAATGTGCACATAAAAAACATGGGAAGAGAGGTGAAAATGGAGTTTGTAATGACAAGCCTGCCAGCTTGAGAAATGAAGGAAGAAGTGCAAGCAAGTCTCTTCTTACATCTTGTAACCATGGGAAGGAAGTTTGCCACTTTTGGTTTTGAAAGTCTGAGAGAAGTAAGTGAATGGGAAAGATCCAACCAAACATCCAAAACTTTGGGCTAAAGAATCTATTTTAGGCTGATAAAAAATGATTGGGATTAACATTGATTTTGAGAAATTTGACTTTTAGGCCAGTTGAGGCAGAGAAAAGATCCAAAGTGTTCTTAAGATGGACTAGCTAACGTGGGTCACCCTCTAGAATAATGAGcgtgtcatctgcatattgcaAAATGAGGAAATCCTGGTTATCATTAAGTGGAATAGGTAAGCTGAGATTACAAAGAGAGCATACTTTGTTAAGGACACTTTGGAGGAGATCAGCAGCTAGAACAAAGAGAAGAGGAGACAGAGGGTCTCCCTGCCGGACCCCTCTTTTGCAGTGAAAGACTTTACCAGGAATTCCATTAAGTAAAATAGAAGAGGCTCCAGAAGAGAAAATCAGTTACATCAAATTTAGCCAAGTGTCTCCAAAACCCTTGAATTTCATAATGTCCAGCATAGCTTGATGTTCAATCTTATCAAAAGCTTTATCAAAGTCCAATTTGAGGATAATTATTTCTTTCTTGGATTTATGACAGAGATAGAAATATTCATGGGCCCAAGTCAAACAGTCTTGAATGGTTCTTGATGGAATGAAATCATACTGATTTTTGTGAATTAATGTCATGATAACCCTCTGCAGTCTGTTGGCTAGTAGCTTGGTCACAATTTGGATGAAAGTGTTGAGTAAAGAAATTGGTCTGAAATCCGAAACTTTAGTAGGTCCATACACCTTTGGGATAAGGGTAGCATGAGAACCATTCAAACTGTTTAGACAGATTTGACCTGAGTGGAAAGCATGGCAGACAGAGTAGAAATCTGCTTTAATGATATGCCAACAACGTTTGATGAAGTCTGTGTTAAAGCCATCTGGTCCAAGGGACTTATCTGAAGGTAAATTTTGGACCACCTGATCTATTTCCTTAGTGGTGAAAGGGTCCTCAAGACAGCCTAGCTCAGTTGAAAGCTTTGAATACAGTGGACAAATCAAATTGCATTGACTGGAATTCAGATTTGCCTAGTCTGTCCTTGTAAGCTTCCCATAGAATACTTGCTTTCTGCTAATGATCAGTCCGAGGAACACCATTAAAATCTTGCAGAGCAGTGATGACATTTCTTCTATGTCGGATAGTTGTTGTTGCAAGAAAAAACTTTGTATTGGCATCTCCACTAGTGACCCATCTGGTAGTACCCCTTTGCTGCCAATATATCTTCTGCGTTCTGAGAAAGAAGAGAATTTTCTGTTCAAAAAGGTTGAAGGACCGAACAGGTGACCAGGGGGGGGGTTGAATGGGAGCCTTTAAAAATTCTCCAAGAAAACAAGACCTATGTCTCGAATTCAACCCGACGCAGCTCTCTTCTAACCGCCACGATGACGCAAGCCAACTCGTGACAATCTCACCCTAGAAACGGTTAGGAAAAGCCCCCCGATATAGTCCTCGAGGGAGGCTTGGTTTTGCCGAGGGCAAAGCCAAGtctacctcagtgttcgtgcgtgtccgagcccccgagggttcgaaTGGCTCTCAAAAAATAAGCAAGTAAAGCAtattctttattatttcggaaaatacaagtacaaactttgTACAGAGagcttggaatttcaaggatagaAGTGACGTAGCTGCTgaatattccaagcgttggtgaagacttcaccCTTCTCATTGgctagcttgtacgtgccgggcttgagaaCTTCCGTGACGATGTACgggccttcccacggtggtgTGAGCTTGTGGCGTCCTTGGTTGTCCTGCcggagcctcagcaccaagtccctcttgttgaggtctcggcgccgaacCCTTTGCGCCTGGTATCTTCGCAGGGGCTGCTAGTACCGTGctgagtgtaggagcgccacgtctcgagcttCATCCACCTGATCCAGTGAATCCTCACGagcttgctggttctgctgctcttgatatgtcttgagcctcggcgacccatactccaagtcagtggggaggacGGCCTCGGCACCATAGAAGAGGAAGGATGGGCTGAAGCCCGTGGCTCTACTCGGGGTCGTTcttaggctccagatgaccgagggtagctccgtgagccacctccagccaaacttgttcaacttgttgaagattcttggcatGAGGCCTTGTAGGATCATGCTGTTGGCATGTTCTACTTGGTCGTttgtctgtgggtgcgccacagccgaccaatccacacgtatgtggtagTCGTCACAAAACACCAAAAACTTTTTGCCTGTGAACCTGTAGACTATGTCAGTGAAGAACAACAAGGCTTGCTcgaatttgatcttgccgatgggtcaagccttgatccacttggagaacttgtcgatcgCTACCAACAAGTGGGTAAAGCCCCCGGGCGCTTTCTGCAGTGGCCCGAtgaggtccaatccccacatGGCGAAAGGCCATGTCATGGGGATCATTTGCATagcgtgggccgggaggtgcaTTTTTcgggcgtagaactagctgccctcgcaggtccgcatgACTTCAGTGGCGTCGgtgaccgcggtgggccagtaaaagcttTGCCTGAACGCGTTTCCCATGAAGGTGCGTGGCGCCGCATGATCGCCACAAATCCCGGCGTGGATGTCCCGGATCAGCTTCTTGCCCTCGGGAATGGGGATGCAACGCTGTATGACTCCCGAGGGGCTGCGCTTGTACAATTCGTCGTCGATCAAGATGAAAGACTTGGCTCGCCTAGCGATtcgccgcgcctgagcgcggtccgagggtaggacccctcggaTCATCCAATCAAGGTACTGGGCACGCCAGTCTTGCGAAGGTGGGGCCTCATCAATCTCCATCACTTTAGCCTCGTCCGCCAAGGAGATTTCAGTTTCTGTGTCCATGGCCTCGGACCCCTCCGCCGAGGGGTCTTCGATCGAGGGCTCAGCAGTCgcagcccccgagggttcgggTGCCGCTCTGGTGGCTTCTGCTGGACTCTTGAAGTCGACGGATGGCTCGGCGAGGTCACGGGCGAAAACATTCgaggggacggtggtccgcccagaTGCGATCTTGGCCAATTTGTCTGCTTCCTCGTTGTATTTGCGTGCGATGTGGTTGAGTTCGAGCCCATCGAACTTGTCCTCGAGGCGACGCACTGTGTTGTAGTACGCCTCCATTTTTGTGTCGTGGCAGCTGGACTCCTTCGTTACCTGATCGATGAGGAGCTTAGAGTCTCCCTGGACATTGAGGCACTTGACGCctagctcgatggcgatgcggaggccgctgaggatggcctcgtactccgccatgttgttggacaCCGGGAAGTGCAGGCGTACCACGTagcgcatgtgttctccgaggggtgagacaaAGAGGAGGTCTGCGCCGGCACCGGTCTTCATCatcgacccgtcgaagtacaaggTCCAGCACTCTACCTGGATCTAtggtgggggcagctgagtgtcAGTCCAATCAGCATTGAAATCTGCCAAGACTTGGGATTTGACCACCTTGTGAGGCGCATAGGTAAGAGCCTCTCCCATCAGTTGCACTGACCACTTGGCTATCCTACCCGTGGCCTCCCGGTTGTGGACAATTTCTCCGAGACggaaagacgagaccatggtgacggggtgagcttcgaagtagtggcgcagtttttGCCGAGCCAGGTCTATTGCATAAAGCAGATTCTGGATCTGTGGATACCGcgtcttggtttcagacagcacttcactgatgaagtatacCAGCCTCTGGACAGGCAAAGTGtgtccctcctcttgtctttccacaATGATGGCTGCGCTGACCACCTGGGTCGTGGCTGCCATatataggtagaggggctcgctgTCCATTGGTGGTGTTAGGATTGGAGCATGAGTAATCAATACCTTGAGCTTGTCAAGGGCCTCTtgggcctcgggggtccacgaaAAGCGCTCGGATTTCCTCAGGAGCCGATACAGAGGCAAGCCCTTCTCACTGAGGCGTGAGATGAAGCGGCTGAGGGCTGCTAGGCAACCCATGACCTTCtgcaccccctttaggtctcggatcgggcccatccgagtgatggccgagactttctcagggttgggttcaatgccTCGCTAGGAGATAATGAAACCCAGAAGCATGCCTTGAGgcactccgaacacgcacttctcggggttgagtttcacCCCCTTGGCCCTAAGGCAGTCGAATACGATCCTGAGATCTGCTACCAGGtcatccgccttcctggattttatgacaatatcatcgacatatgcttctacggTTTGCCCGATATGATCCTTAaacacgtggagcatacatcgcTGATATGTGGCTCCGgcatttctaaggccaaagggcatcgtgacgtagcagtacatgccgaaaggagtgataaaagaagtcacgagctggtcggactctttcatcttgatttggtggttaTCGGAATAcccatcaagaaaggataaaagttcgcatcccgcagttgaatcgactatttgatcaatacgtggcaaaGAAAAAGGAACTTTCgaacatgctttatttaaaccgGTATactctacacacatcctccacttcccattctttttcttaactaatacagggttagctagccactcaggatggaatacctccttgacgAATTCGGCTGCCAAAAGCTTGCGCACCTCCTCGctgatcgcccggcgcttgagctcgttgaagcatcgcaggcgctgcttcacctgCTTGGAGTTCGGCTAgatgtcaagggagtgctcagcgacctcccttggtatgccaggcatgtccgaggggctccacgcgaagatgtcggCGTTGGcgtggagaaagtcgacgagcaccacttcctatttgctgctGAGGGTAGCGCTGATCTTCAGCGCCTTGCTGTCGGGGGTGTTCTGGTCGAGGGGTACGTCCTTGGCACCCTCGGCAGGCTCGAAGCTACCCGCGTGTCGCTGCGTGGAGTCCATGGCCTCATTCGCCATCCTCTCCAAGTCTGCGACGAGGGCCTCGTCCACCGCCAAAGCCTCGGCATGttcgacgcactcgacgtcgcacttgtaggcgtgctcgaacgaggaaccgatggtgatgacgcccttcgggcccggcatcttcaacttgaggtaggtgtagttggggattgtcggtgtcccgacccgggggcctggatcccaactagtaaatgctgcgtgtttcctcgtcccagatgatgatgcaagaggcaatcacagtaacgcatggtttatcctggttccggccgcagggccgtacgtccagcaaagggagtgtgcgagggcactgtattatcttgcacccggggtgcttgtagtaggggacacaagcgaggcgagagagggaggaaagcccccaggtctctgctagaagtggagtcggttgagatgagtgctcagtagtgctgagagttctctgaGGGAAAATCAGAGAGCCTGCTTCCAACCTTGGATTGGAGAGACCCGATCAGCCCCCgcaaaaggaagcccaccctctccttttatagttgtaaggaggggcggcgtacatgagtgtacgggcgcggaagtcgtcgttttcccccgaattgcgggtacagtggtcgaacactgtaggaagtgtactgtgggaaggcggcgcacgtCGCTGTCACCCTAGATTTTGTCCTTGGTcccgtggagatggcggcggccgtcctgcagtgtccgggtgatagtaatggcgtgggacggtcccggaccccctggtcggagtgcgggcgtgcacattagaaggtccgggagcgcgtggaagtcccggatcccccaagggggaggtccggggtcccATCCGTACGTGCTGAGTGCCCTTCTCAGAAGGACACGTGATATcatcggaccccttccccagcgggaggtgagtccggatggttggtgtcggcagaacagtaacgggggcggcgccaacttgtcttgtgCCGCGTTGAATGcccacagtgctgctacagcgACTGGGGGGGCAGAGCAGTGACCGGGGTCAGTGGACGGGACACCGGTCACAcccactgcgggagtggcagtctgatgccgcccgtcctttgagccgtgacggagtggctggcctttaatgccttcgtacggtggccggttgggcggcggggccgtagagacggcctcgagcgaggcggagatgggcCACCCGCTcaagggcaggtccgctgtcctcgaacgaggcggagattggccacccgctcgagggcaggtccactgtcctcgagcgaggcggagatgcctttgcgcggtcgagggtcccggggggagccctcgagcgaggcggagatgggtgacccgctcgagggtagatcggctaccctcgagcgaggcggagattgtttggtgggcctgagaggggtgcgaatgggccacatgctgggcttctttgagtcctttcctttcttccggatttggaaggaggccgggggccttcgtgggcccagttgccttaacatgtgtttgtgttttcgaAAGTGGTCTTAGTactccaattagggtgtccctaattgtggcacccaatagtagcccccgaggctttggtcgagtcatggGATTCGTCCAAAGGGTAATTCGGCGGTTTCTTTCTCTCGACGTGTTTAGTCAAAGGCGCACACCTGCTGGGCGCGCCTGAGTACGGGCCCGGCGGgtgtgacaacacgccggtcaGGATAGTATGCCCGTggtgtacttcgaggcgcgcgcctctttgtttgtttgtttgaaggacaagtCGTGTCCGCgtactgaggggggccagggcgacggtggcacCTGCTGCGTGGTAGCTGGTGCTTTTATCGAGCTGTCCCGTgcgtagggccttggccctgGCGTTCCTGACTGctttgcggcgcgccgttcgagggcagccggccagaaccgatgctgcaccgcttagcgtccaggggctcagctccgctttatttcgttcgatCGTGTCTCGGCGTGGTGACCGAGGACATCTTTTGCCCGTGGAGTGCCGTGTCATCACGGGCGACACAAGCCTGTGCTTTCCGACCAGCTTGGAGCTTGGTGCCCGGCACAGCTAATAATAGAGGTCGTGGGgtttccccttcttctccagcctcccaactctttcttccagcattgcctaaatcttgtaatgtttcctttgccttttcgtGACCgacccccagatggggtggcctggcttttttagacttttgatgctagaagaatgcttgcgagcggcaggggaagaccggagtgggcgtgcgctccatcccccaggctcagtgggatcagcagaagagcattgggcccgtggggtcatgcttctgcgatgtcccctagcctgaagggggatggagacgcctgaccatggcgttcgTGCCAGGTTAGGCGGCTGTTCTTTCCATCATCCCccaggcgacaaggttgctctcggggagacggtgcggagggcgctgtccgccagctcgaccccccgcgtggtcttcggtggaggagacgctagaagaaggcttgcgaggagagcgtcccctggacccgtgaggtctgggggccaCTTCTCGCATCCCTAGTAGCCTCGCTATTGCGTCAGCtaagggctcggtgcctttcttcgtctcttgctcctccccaagacagggaaaattgccacgcaggtggcaatgtgtttgtatctttcgatggcttcgcgccggcaaccctttgtaatcttcatttgcattttgagcaataaagtcccccttCTTCTCCTATGGAGGAGATTACCGAGGGTACAGGGGCGTACATAGAgtttacgaccctcgaatatgtgtgaagtcattttcgcgggggcgcgtcagcgcacccgcgggtgtagcccccgaggccttggaggagattttgtgctcgtccaagggctgtAAACGTcgtcccactgggtagctttgCTGCGGCAGCTGCCCTGCacctttttcagccggcatcgtcACTCTTTCAGTCGGCCTCGGCATTCTCAGAGCTGGTACAGCAACCCGGCGTTCAGCTTGACCCTCAGGGGAACGTACGCTAATAGCGGTGGGTTCGGTTTACGCGTAGAGCTTCACAAGGGATGGTTGTtgatttattcgagggtgtggttggaGCCGTAGTGTGcggggagcccccgagcccaggcccgcaTGAGGGCGTTCAGGGGAATCCTCGACtccgattacgaccctcgtcgcccttccgcagggaggaggggagaagcgcaccatgctacccgtgcccgggccgcgagctatggttgcttcagtgagctattagcggatttgttcaagcggacgtccgtgccccgttcgataggggtcggcttgtggtccatagacacgtctcataaagcgcttgcgagggttcgctaggcggggctcgaacccattcggtagggttcgagggctcgatgctctccctcgatgggatcccccttctaggcaccctcgactggccttgaacactgtgtaggatgtctcaaactccgcgttcgagggtagcttgtacggcacatccttGCAgttcctgactctggcgatctgagGCGCCTGTCAAACCCcccgaagggccaggcttcgaacccctgatcagtaaggcctcggaatgcgattccttcgggggtaaagggacccctgaaggaatattccgtcttggtttgaaacgacgcagagtcgcaagtcgtgcgcgcgggtcttccactGGTGGTGGGCgaacgtggcccgattcgtgcggtgcggcgtgggcgcgccttttcaggcgtcggcctcgggcagacggagcggcgtgggcggcggctgacggatgggataacaCAACAGTCacgtcgcgcccgccggttaccgtgccgcatttatcgccgcgtgcgcgcgtgggaaactccgcggtcgtggggcccacccgTTAGTGATAGCAAAattaccgcattgaatgcggtagatttgggccgcGGCTGTGGGTGCCCCCCCCGTGGTAAATAAATACGGAGAAGAAGGGGatgttttgggttcacctggccatttgcctccgCCCTGCTtcgccttcgccttctccgccttcgTTGCTTCCTAAACCCatagccaagagcgagaaggagaaaggagaaagagagagagagagagagacttagcTATATCGGAGCCTCCCTTTTCCCATCCCCCCTCGACTCtcggagatgtcggacatccaggagcccttgccatgggggaagtccttCGCCACCGtcgcggttctggagcagctggtcgccgaccggctgctgccgcggaaccctGACGCGGGGGCGCCGACGTGGATTTCCCCACACCCGGATGAGtctgagccgaagcccccgcagggctacgtcgtaagcttcgtgcgcctccacgaacggGGCTTCGGCGTCTCCATCAGCAAGTTTATGAGGGCCCTGTACGAGTAttacggagtggagctgcacaatttcagccccaactccatctcgcaggcggcggtattcgtcgccgtctgcgaggggtacctcggcatcgacgtgcactgggatctctggatccacctgttccgcggcgagctcttcgtcgagaacgcgcggaaccagccgaggcggttcgcgcgcgccggtggcctgacgctccatGTCCGCCCGAACCGGAGGAACCTTTACATCAgcagcaagatgacgacaaacaactccgggtggagccgagggtggttctaccttcgaaacttcagtggcgcgctcccggcgtttaccaacaaggttcttcgggagcgtccggcgaagtgggactggggggtgtcgcccccagcgcaacaagccaggctcgaggacCTCACCGACGTGCTGGCGcgtttggcgaggaaggggttgacggcggcggccgtcatcgcgaactttcaccggcagagggtgatccccctcgtggagagggccctgccgatttaccAACTCACCCCCGGAAGCAAggtcgagggctcgaggacgtcgagcaagcttctttCCCACACCAAtgctgcccggagggcgaagtacgcggtggcggattttccccaagatcccgcggatctatggaggatcaagatgcgccccgagccggggtatatttccctggtgagttttggcttcgaactcgtcgtgcgtcGTGTAGCTCCTTTCCCTGACCCTATTTCATGTGTGTTGCACAGGGGTTGAGATGTGGCATTTCAAGGCCCCCGGCCCCAGAACAGCgtctgatcaatcgcctccacgcggagaagatgaagaggcggaaggacgcggcggaggcaaaggccgagaggaagagaaaaaggaaggCGGCGCACGACAAAGCGCGCCAGCTCGCCcgggcggaggggaagccgcggcctgccacacctgagtcctcggaggacgacgacgaggaggcctcggatgccgaggaccacgctcggAGGAGCGATGGGGAAGGTGCgcgcgcgagccccccaccgttctacctgtgggacgaggaagagggagcaaccgtggcgccagaggagccgggGGCCGTAGAGGGGTCCTCGGCTAACCCCTCCCTCGAGGGTGTGGTGCGGGGgtcatcctcgccggcggccggcgaggggtcgcccgcgccccaggtgcggACCCGCGGCTACGAGGCCGCGGggggagaggagtcgtccgcgttggcagcctcgagccgtcgggccgacacgaggggagCGCCATCGGGGCATTCTTCGAGGGACAGCTCGATGCCCCAGGCTCGAaagagcgccacgaggaagcggagcatgagtgctcgatctgggtaggctttttggatttcgttttttGTTACGTGTTTGGTAGATTTCTCGATCCTGCTTAACTTGCGTTtcttgatttccagccccggggccgttcccaaggatgcagtgcggcttgccccggtcaaggctctcaagaccgggtctcgcagcactccgcacacggcgccgcagccccagcccgccgtggatctcgaggcggcggctgctaggctacgggaggccatggccCGAGGgacccaggcggcgcagcaagcccggGCACAAGAGGAGGGCGACGCTGGCCAGAGTGGCGCAGAAGCGGCTGCTCAggcggccgacgccgaggagaccggctAGGGCGGTGCTGGTGGCGCTGCCCAAGCGGCCATGGGAGTTGCggccggtcagggcgatgcGGACAGCGCCGCCCGTCCGGTCACAgaaggagaaactggcggggacgcgcaggagcgccctgccagTCAAGCAGCCgaggagaccctcgtcttcgagccctcgagggccgaggACGAGGGCCTCACAGAGGACATGGCGCGAGAGGCGCCAGGGgtagaaggagcccccatctcggagcccaccgaggcccgggacgagggtaccgtcgcaatagtgcccgtgccaacggcgcaggagggcgcgatggcggtggtggagctgccggacagcagcggggagtacggggactcgatggatatcgaccccgctgctgcggcgagcgccgccgcacacatcgtcgagttcgcgtcggccagtgcgggcgtgctcgaagcgggggcgtccgaggggagccacctcggggtgatcgtcccgtccggtgtcccc is drawn from Panicum virgatum strain AP13 chromosome 1N, P.virgatum_v5, whole genome shotgun sequence and contains these coding sequences:
- the LOC120653375 gene encoding uncharacterized protein LOC120653375, with translation MEAYYNTVRRLEDKFDGLELNHIARKYNEEADKLAKIASGRTTVPSNVFARDLAEPSVDFKSPAEATRAAPEPSGAATAEPSIEDPSAEGSEAMDTETEISLADEAKVMEIDEAPPSQDWRAQYLDWMIRGVLPSDRAQARRIARRAKSFILIDDELYKRSPSGVIQRCIPIPEGKKLIRDIHAGICGDHAAPRTFMGNAFRQSFYWPTAVTDATEVMRTCEGS